From one Chryseobacterium sp. 3008163 genomic stretch:
- a CDS encoding cupin domain-containing protein, producing MKRLNKFTAVIVISVVCQQMGYAQKVPETKQVSNYTIENCVNQFDLSKAKKTNSGYQYWFADKKFTEENTLKMSIVEPGKSTHAPHRHPEEEFFYILEGKASFYLDGKTVEAGPNTSLYCPPNSEHGISNAGDKDLKYLVIKKDLR from the coding sequence ATGAAAAGATTAAACAAATTTACAGCAGTCATAGTCATCAGTGTCGTGTGTCAACAAATGGGATATGCTCAAAAAGTACCTGAAACAAAGCAGGTTTCTAATTATACAATAGAAAACTGTGTCAACCAATTCGATTTGTCTAAAGCAAAAAAAACAAATTCAGGTTATCAATATTGGTTTGCCGACAAAAAGTTCACTGAAGAAAACACGTTGAAGATGAGCATCGTGGAACCCGGAAAATCAACACATGCGCCACATCGTCATCCTGAAGAGGAATTTTTTTATATTTTGGAAGGAAAAGCTTCTTTTTATCTTGACGGTAAAACGGTGGAAGCAGGTCCAAATACGAGTTTATATTGTCCACCAAATTCGGAACACGGAATTAGCAATGCAGGAGATAAAGACTTGAAATATCTGGTGATAAAGAAAGATTTACGTTAA
- a CDS encoding DUF3320 domain-containing protein: MNQIIPFDLQIQHSPYFNYTFCLNQYPFLQCIAFKEVTEDFENLNLQITSSLGLFEKYDVYIDKIKANALYKISLFNFVFNNALLKRLTEKDLDQIKIQVFKDGESIYEKIFSIEVLPMDYFGGLQSYPQLLASYVLSNNTTLYKLKADAIDILARNKLTPSFEGYQQKSKERVLQMVSAIYKAIQNLDLIYSSMPPSFEKSGQRIRLVDTILETKFGNCIDISLLFAACLEAIDLNPIIVVTEGHAFVGVWLDDQRFDGMVNLDQAAISKRIASGIKEIALIESTSLCRGTQISFKDAMNSAETQLMDSSRFLLSLDIKNARSAGISPLPLLKNETVQTQEFNSTQHSTKLDQDFDLGTQYDDLELTDFSNLTKQKVWERKLLDLSLRNNLLNLRFTKSMLQLVDIKTNVLEDNLADGKSFTILPDNNQAVLRKYNLYGEPLHQSQPLFKLAEDEFKYNKLLTYYHQDDLDNILTNLYRSAKLAEEENGKSTLYLGIGLLKWFEPKNKDIQRLAPILLIPVELSRKSVNSKFTLRSREEETMINITLLEYLKQEFKLNINSLENLPMDESGINVPKVLAIIRNAVLNLEGWDVLEQLVLGIFSFNKLILWQDISKYSEEIQKSSIVKSLIDGRLIGTLESVENDVESLENISASELVLPISTDNSQLNAVKNANLNKSFILHGPPGTGKSQTITNIIADALSNDKKVLFVAAKKAALDVVHHRLENIGLGAFCLELHSNKSKKSDVLKQFERTLEVPKYKINADYHEEAKRLDERKKELGKYVNELHQKFNIGWSLFETIAFLETNHVQADERFHINFPLESADVFNWNQWKDWLIPFASIVQKIGQPSLHALRPIKTASHQFENKNLILSAISQFNEKKNSAEQIKKQFQLEEVSNADSVEILEFLKDNPVKSGLVDLVFNEGQLNLFKNWMTQQTQFQQTENQITSNFNSSILNIDFASLKLLWNQAKHTWFIPKWFKQRKVKQQLNGYAKSGIESDVQIDGLFEKLENYQQLKNQLSNLHYNALSLVKNLYFNGSLFDILAIEKDLKTIENAKDLAQKISIRNFPEWLKDFSLKQNNSQNLSEEVEKLKELQAAENNLLEYVDEIPNEADLQTVVQNIHQLEDWINFNALKEKAQDLNLNWFINFLEQGWLDTESLELEFEKIIHLNLFIKTIYSSGTLNGFDANIYESQIQQHKNLHKEFTELTKNQLTMKLSDRIPNFSQEAVQSSEIGILQKAIRNKGRGLSIRKLFDQIPTLIPRLKPCMLMSPISVAQYFDVNEEHFDLVIFDEASQLPTSEAVSALARAKQAIIVGDPKQMPPTSFFASQKVDEENFELEDLESILDDCLALSIPSNYLLRHYRSKHESLISFSNAHFYDNKLLTFPSPDDLNRKVTFEFVDGFYDKGKTRTNKNEAEAIIEFIRIHLENQNKKSIGVVTFSQTQQSLIEDLQQKLFQENPHLEEFVINSEEPIFIKNLENVQGDERDIILFSIGYGPDEEGKVSMNFGPLNRDGGWRRLNVAVTRARYEMKVFSSLKGDQIDMNRTSSEGVLGLKNFLNFSEKGLVYQNSNQTVTQQKLMVNSIAKTLEENGLKIKTNIGTSEYKIDIGIIDPENESEYLMAILLDSENYFNIHTTNDRELLVPNVLKGLGWNVFRIWTLDWIKNKEKIVEKIQVELEKIKTLVKEKKEEIIELKTAEKIYLSEVSEAEKPSKMIPYVAANLSPAINANSDSIYLFEKRPILLSQIKTIIDTESPISQNALFRKILKLWNTSRAGGKLNTYLLETLNSIPNIQTTESYQKFYWSENSQPQNLDFYRDNSAEKRLIDEIAPEEISVAMMELMHSSLSLNKEELIRAVCKTFGFAKVGSQIDAVVKFCVEELIGKGLLQEVDERIVLG, from the coding sequence ATGAATCAGATTATTCCGTTTGACTTACAGATACAGCACAGCCCTTATTTCAACTATACTTTTTGCTTAAATCAATATCCTTTTCTGCAGTGCATTGCTTTCAAAGAAGTGACTGAAGATTTTGAAAATCTGAACCTTCAGATTACATCTTCATTGGGTTTGTTTGAAAAATATGATGTCTACATTGATAAAATTAAGGCGAATGCGCTGTATAAAATCTCGCTTTTCAACTTTGTTTTTAATAACGCTTTGCTGAAAAGACTGACGGAAAAAGATTTAGATCAGATTAAAATCCAGGTTTTTAAGGACGGAGAATCAATTTACGAGAAAATTTTCAGCATAGAAGTTCTGCCGATGGATTATTTCGGTGGGCTACAATCTTATCCGCAACTTTTGGCTTCGTATGTTCTTTCCAATAACACTACGTTGTACAAACTGAAAGCCGATGCGATTGATATTTTAGCGAGAAATAAACTGACGCCATCCTTTGAAGGCTACCAGCAGAAAAGCAAAGAAAGAGTTTTACAGATGGTTTCGGCTATTTATAAAGCAATTCAGAATCTCGATTTGATCTACAGTTCGATGCCGCCAAGCTTTGAAAAGAGCGGACAAAGAATTAGACTTGTGGACACTATTTTAGAAACGAAATTCGGGAACTGTATTGATATTTCTCTTTTGTTTGCAGCGTGTCTGGAAGCGATTGATTTAAATCCGATTATCGTTGTGACTGAAGGTCACGCCTTTGTCGGAGTTTGGCTTGATGATCAGCGGTTTGACGGGATGGTCAATCTCGATCAGGCGGCGATTTCCAAAAGGATTGCTTCAGGAATTAAAGAAATTGCCTTAATTGAATCGACCAGCCTATGCAGAGGAACCCAAATTTCATTCAAAGATGCGATGAATTCTGCGGAAACTCAACTGATGGATTCTTCAAGATTTCTGTTGTCATTGGATATTAAAAATGCAAGATCGGCAGGAATTTCTCCTCTCCCACTTCTTAAAAATGAAACGGTGCAGACTCAGGAATTTAATTCCACTCAACACTCAACGAAACTGGATCAGGATTTTGATCTGGGAACTCAATATGACGATCTCGAACTGACTGATTTTTCAAATTTAACCAAACAAAAAGTCTGGGAAAGGAAACTATTAGATTTATCGCTCAGAAACAATCTTCTCAATCTGCGGTTTACCAAAAGTATGTTGCAGCTGGTTGATATTAAAACAAATGTTCTTGAAGATAATTTAGCCGATGGAAAATCATTCACGATTCTTCCCGATAACAATCAGGCAGTTCTTAGAAAATACAATTTGTATGGCGAACCTTTGCATCAGTCACAACCTCTTTTTAAACTGGCTGAAGATGAGTTTAAATACAACAAATTGCTTACCTATTATCATCAGGATGATCTCGACAACATTCTCACGAACCTTTACCGAAGCGCAAAACTCGCCGAAGAAGAGAACGGAAAAAGCACACTGTATCTGGGAATCGGATTGTTGAAATGGTTTGAACCTAAAAATAAAGACATCCAGAGGCTGGCTCCGATCTTATTGATTCCTGTCGAACTGTCGAGGAAATCGGTCAATTCTAAATTTACGCTTCGAAGCCGTGAGGAGGAAACCATGATTAACATTACATTGCTGGAATATTTAAAACAGGAATTCAAACTCAACATCAACAGCCTCGAAAATCTTCCGATGGACGAATCGGGAATTAATGTTCCAAAAGTCTTGGCGATCATCAGAAATGCAGTTCTGAATTTGGAAGGCTGGGATGTTCTGGAACAATTGGTTTTGGGAATTTTCTCGTTTAACAAGCTGATTCTTTGGCAGGATATTTCAAAATATTCAGAAGAAATTCAGAAAAGCTCGATTGTAAAAAGTCTAATCGACGGACGCCTGATCGGAACTTTGGAAAGTGTAGAAAATGATGTTGAAAGCTTGGAAAATATTTCAGCATCCGAATTAGTTTTGCCCATTTCAACCGATAATTCTCAGTTGAATGCGGTGAAAAATGCCAACCTCAACAAAAGTTTCATTCTCCATGGTCCTCCCGGAACCGGAAAATCACAGACGATCACCAACATCATCGCCGATGCTTTGTCGAATGATAAAAAAGTACTTTTCGTGGCTGCTAAAAAGGCCGCTTTGGATGTGGTTCATCACCGTCTGGAAAATATTGGTTTGGGTGCATTTTGCCTCGAATTACATTCCAATAAATCTAAAAAATCGGATGTTCTGAAACAGTTTGAAAGAACGCTGGAAGTTCCGAAATATAAAATCAATGCCGACTATCACGAAGAGGCAAAACGTCTCGACGAGCGCAAAAAAGAACTCGGAAAATATGTGAATGAACTCCATCAGAAATTTAACATTGGCTGGAGTTTGTTTGAAACCATCGCCTTTCTGGAGACCAATCACGTACAAGCTGATGAACGTTTCCACATCAATTTTCCTCTGGAAAGTGCCGATGTCTTCAACTGGAATCAGTGGAAAGACTGGTTGATTCCGTTTGCATCAATTGTGCAGAAAATCGGACAGCCTTCGCTTCATGCTCTGCGACCGATCAAAACGGCGAGCCATCAGTTTGAAAATAAAAATCTGATTCTTTCAGCGATTTCTCAGTTTAACGAAAAGAAAAATTCGGCGGAGCAGATTAAAAAACAGTTTCAGCTCGAGGAAGTTTCCAATGCTGACAGTGTGGAAATTCTTGAATTTTTAAAGGATAATCCGGTGAAGTCGGGTTTGGTTGATTTGGTTTTTAATGAAGGTCAACTGAATTTATTTAAAAACTGGATGACTCAGCAGACTCAGTTTCAACAAACTGAAAATCAAATTACTTCCAATTTTAATTCTTCCATTTTAAATATTGATTTTGCTTCATTAAAATTGTTGTGGAATCAGGCAAAACATACGTGGTTTATTCCGAAATGGTTTAAACAGAGAAAAGTAAAACAACAACTGAACGGTTACGCAAAATCAGGAATTGAATCTGATGTGCAGATTGACGGACTTTTTGAGAAGCTTGAAAATTATCAGCAGCTTAAGAATCAACTTTCAAATCTTCATTACAACGCACTTTCATTAGTGAAGAACCTTTATTTTAACGGAAGTTTATTTGATATTTTGGCGATTGAGAAAGATTTAAAAACCATTGAAAATGCAAAAGATTTAGCCCAAAAAATATCGATTAGAAATTTTCCGGAATGGCTTAAAGATTTTTCATTAAAACAAAACAACAGTCAGAACCTTTCTGAAGAAGTTGAAAAACTGAAAGAACTTCAAGCCGCAGAAAACAATCTTCTTGAATACGTGGATGAAATTCCCAACGAAGCCGATTTGCAGACGGTTGTACAGAATATTCATCAGTTGGAAGACTGGATTAATTTTAATGCCTTAAAAGAAAAAGCACAAGATTTAAATTTAAATTGGTTCATCAACTTCCTTGAACAAGGGTGGCTCGACACAGAATCTTTGGAACTCGAATTTGAAAAAATCATTCATCTGAATTTATTCATTAAAACCATTTACAGTTCGGGAACATTGAACGGTTTTGATGCCAATATTTACGAATCGCAGATTCAGCAGCACAAAAATCTACACAAAGAATTTACAGAACTGACGAAAAATCAGCTTACGATGAAGCTCAGCGACCGTATTCCGAATTTTTCTCAGGAAGCTGTACAAAGCTCAGAAATCGGGATTTTACAGAAAGCGATTCGAAACAAAGGTCGAGGTTTATCCATCAGGAAGCTGTTTGATCAGATTCCGACCTTGATTCCAAGATTAAAACCTTGTATGTTGATGAGTCCCATTTCGGTGGCACAATATTTTGATGTGAATGAAGAGCATTTTGATTTAGTGATTTTTGATGAGGCTTCACAGTTGCCGACTTCTGAGGCAGTAAGTGCTTTGGCAAGGGCAAAACAGGCGATCATTGTAGGTGACCCGAAACAGATGCCACCGACGAGTTTCTTTGCATCACAGAAAGTGGATGAAGAAAATTTTGAGCTCGAAGATCTGGAAAGTATTCTCGATGACTGTCTGGCGCTTTCGATTCCTTCCAATTATTTACTGAGACATTACCGAAGCAAGCATGAAAGTTTGATTTCTTTCTCAAACGCTCATTTTTATGATAATAAACTGCTTACTTTTCCTTCTCCAGATGATTTGAACCGAAAAGTAACGTTTGAATTTGTGGACGGATTTTATGACAAAGGAAAAACGAGAACCAATAAAAATGAGGCAGAAGCGATTATTGAATTCATCAGAATTCATCTCGAAAACCAGAATAAAAAATCGATTGGCGTAGTGACTTTCAGCCAGACTCAGCAAAGTCTGATTGAAGATTTGCAGCAGAAATTATTTCAGGAAAACCCTCATCTGGAAGAGTTTGTCATCAACTCTGAAGAGCCTATTTTCATTAAAAATTTGGAAAATGTACAGGGTGACGAGCGAGATATTATTTTGTTCTCAATTGGTTACGGACCCGATGAGGAAGGAAAAGTCTCGATGAATTTTGGTCCGCTCAACCGTGACGGAGGCTGGCGACGACTGAATGTTGCCGTAACGAGAGCCCGCTACGAAATGAAGGTTTTCTCTTCATTAAAAGGCGACCAGATCGACATGAACAGAACGAGTTCGGAAGGCGTTTTGGGATTGAAAAACTTCCTGAATTTTTCTGAAAAAGGATTGGTGTATCAAAACTCAAATCAAACCGTCACTCAGCAGAAACTGATGGTGAATTCAATTGCGAAAACGCTTGAAGAAAACGGTTTGAAAATTAAAACCAACATTGGTACTTCAGAATATAAAATCGACATCGGAATCATTGATCCTGAAAACGAAAGTGAATATCTTATGGCTATTTTGCTGGACAGTGAGAATTATTTTAACATTCACACCACCAATGACCGCGAACTGCTTGTACCCAATGTGTTGAAAGGTTTAGGATGGAATGTTTTCAGAATCTGGACGCTGGACTGGATTAAAAATAAAGAAAAAATCGTTGAGAAAATTCAGGTTGAACTGGAAAAAATAAAAACGCTGGTCAAAGAAAAAAAGGAAGAAATCATCGAACTAAAAACTGCTGAAAAAATCTATTTGAGTGAAGTTTCGGAAGCAGAAAAACCTTCGAAAATGATACCGTACGTTGCAGCAAATTTAAGTCCTGCAATCAATGCCAACTCGGATTCGATTTATCTTTTTGAAAAAAGACCGATTCTTTTAAGTCAGATTAAAACAATTATTGATACAGAATCGCCAATCAGTCAGAATGCTTTGTTTAGGAAGATTCTTAAGCTTTGGAACACCTCGAGAGCCGGTGGAAAACTGAATACGTATCTTTTGGAAACCTTGAATTCAATTCCGAATATTCAAACGACAGAAAGTTATCAGAAATTTTACTGGAGCGAAAATTCACAACCTCAAAATCTCGATTTTTACAGAGATAATTCTGCAGAAAAAAGGCTGATTGATGAGATTGCGCCTGAAGAAATTTCGGTGGCCATGATGGAATTAATGCATTCGAGTTTGAGTCTGAATAAAGAGGAATTGATTCGTGCGGTTTGCAAGACTTTTGGGTTTGCTAAAGTGGGTTCTCAAATCGATGCGGTGGTGAAGTTTTGTGTGGAGGAGTTAATTGGGAAGGGTTTACTGCAAGAGGTTGATGAGAGAATTGTTTTGGGGTAA
- a CDS encoding DUF2157 domain-containing protein, with protein MKNITREDIHILSRHSDMTEQELNRLLKNHEYNDKEMWKKFLRLFFITLGIGFATAGIIFFFAYNWADLNKFFKLGIVEVLLVTTTIVALIPKINENVRNIILTGASVLVGVLFAVFGQIYQTGANAYDFFLAWTLFVALWVFISNFAPLWMLFLVLVNTTFILYTQQVAKDWDEILIATLLLAFNSAILTGSFIIQKPKLKLKIPLWFTHILALAIAVCATIGMTIVIFDDFKTFSGLFLCIVLILYPLGIWHGLKSKSGFYLSVIPFSMIIMITSLLFKFSDDGSMFFFATFFVIGSVTMVVINLIHLQKKWKNEN; from the coding sequence ATGAAAAACATAACAAGAGAAGACATCCACATCCTCAGCCGTCACAGCGACATGACGGAGCAGGAACTCAATCGGCTTCTGAAAAATCATGAATACAATGATAAGGAAATGTGGAAAAAATTTCTGCGGCTTTTCTTTATTACCCTCGGAATTGGTTTTGCCACCGCCGGAATTATATTCTTTTTTGCCTATAACTGGGCAGACCTGAACAAATTTTTCAAACTCGGCATTGTGGAAGTACTTTTGGTCACAACTACCATTGTTGCATTAATTCCGAAAATCAATGAAAATGTCCGGAATATTATTCTCACAGGGGCTTCGGTTCTGGTGGGAGTTTTGTTTGCGGTCTTCGGACAGATTTACCAAACCGGAGCCAATGCCTACGATTTCTTTTTAGCATGGACTCTTTTCGTCGCTTTATGGGTTTTCATCAGTAATTTTGCGCCATTGTGGATGCTTTTTCTTGTTTTGGTTAACACAACTTTTATTCTCTACACACAACAGGTCGCTAAAGATTGGGATGAAATTCTAATTGCCACTTTGCTTTTGGCTTTCAATTCAGCAATTTTAACTGGCAGTTTCATCATTCAAAAACCGAAGCTAAAACTGAAAATCCCTCTATGGTTTACACACATTTTAGCATTGGCAATCGCTGTTTGCGCTACGATAGGAATGACAATCGTTATTTTTGATGATTTTAAAACTTTTTCCGGTTTGTTTTTATGTATCGTTTTAATCCTTTATCCTCTCGGAATCTGGCATGGATTGAAATCAAAGAGTGGTTTTTATCTGTCGGTTATTCCGTTCAGCATGATCATTATGATTACCTCTTTGTTATTTAAATTTTCTGATGACGGAAGCATGTTTTTCTTTGCTACTTTTTTCGTCATCGGAAGCGTAACAATGGTGGTCATTAATCTTATTCATCTTCAAAAAAAATGGAAAAATGAAAACTAA
- a CDS encoding DUF2695 domain-containing protein has product MSKQFLETNHITNIGEVENWLKENGGFCDCEVLYNVEEKFE; this is encoded by the coding sequence ATGTCAAAGCAGTTTTTAGAAACGAATCATATTACGAATATCGGAGAAGTTGAAAACTGGCTAAAAGAAAACGGTGGTTTTTGCGATTGTGAAGTGCTTTATAATGTGGAAGAAAAGTTTGAATAG
- a CDS encoding DUF4401 domain-containing protein: MKTKEEIQELISFINGKQERAIQFNEEEIASAYEKTNSDQSLAVKILSIFGGLLASCFFIGFLFIAGLYDSQIGLLIVGVLLIISGIFINKSIDSTIVDTVSISAYIIGYILLGMGLSHNELDENAISLAFILVAACTLSLVQAYIISFVSVLIISGAFLTLLISNDYGDLIHVYLSVMVFLVSFVYLKEAQLIKNNKTVSKLYNPVRIALVFSFLAGLIIIGKMDIAELSPEYIWTSSVSIIAAILYVISHLFDLLSIKKSKEKWAIYLLSIFILLPTLFSPAISGALLIILLSFLVNYKTSLIIGIVAFIYFVSQYYYDLHYTLLTKSIAMFCSGILFLGLYFLTHKKLKSDEKI; the protein is encoded by the coding sequence ATGAAAACTAAAGAAGAAATACAGGAGCTCATCAGTTTTATTAATGGCAAACAGGAACGAGCAATACAATTTAACGAAGAAGAAATTGCTTCAGCTTACGAAAAGACAAATAGCGACCAATCTTTGGCTGTAAAAATTCTTTCTATTTTTGGAGGACTATTGGCAAGTTGTTTTTTTATCGGCTTCCTTTTTATTGCGGGTTTGTATGATTCTCAGATCGGCTTATTGATTGTTGGAGTTTTGCTTATTATTTCCGGAATTTTCATCAATAAAAGTATTGACAGTACTATTGTTGACACCGTAAGTATTTCGGCCTATATCATTGGGTATATACTTTTAGGAATGGGTTTATCTCATAATGAATTAGACGAAAACGCAATTAGTTTGGCTTTCATTCTTGTTGCGGCATGCACATTATCACTTGTTCAGGCGTACATTATTTCGTTTGTTTCGGTTTTGATTATCAGCGGAGCATTTTTAACGCTTTTAATTTCGAATGACTACGGTGATCTTATTCATGTCTATCTTTCCGTGATGGTATTTTTGGTCAGTTTTGTCTATTTAAAAGAAGCTCAACTGATAAAGAACAATAAGACAGTTTCAAAACTTTATAATCCGGTACGAATAGCATTGGTATTTTCTTTTTTGGCGGGATTAATTATTATAGGAAAAATGGACATCGCAGAACTTTCTCCGGAGTACATCTGGACGTCTTCTGTCAGCATTATTGCAGCGATTCTCTATGTAATTTCTCATCTTTTTGATTTACTAAGCATTAAAAAAAGTAAAGAAAAATGGGCGATTTATTTACTCTCAATCTTTATTTTGCTGCCAACCCTGTTTTCTCCGGCAATTTCAGGAGCTCTCCTGATTATACTTTTAAGTTTTCTGGTCAATTACAAAACGAGTCTGATCATCGGAATTGTTGCTTTCATTTATTTTGTATCTCAATATTATTACGATCTTCATTACACTTTGCTTACAAAATCGATCGCTATGTTTTGTTCGGGAATTTTATTTTTAGGACTGTACTTTTTAACTCACAAAAAACTTAAATCAGATGAAAAAATATAA
- a CDS encoding GDYXXLXY domain-containing protein has product MKKYKWLIIILNLLILLVYFNFSVSKKEELLKDGKLILLSLAPVDPRSLMQGDYMSLRYSISQDLNSEMLPKRGYCVVTLDKNGIAQRQRFQKNKTPLKDGEYLINYTSSDNWNINIGAESFFFQEGQGEKYEKAKYGAVKVDKEGNSLLTGLYGENLKQIK; this is encoded by the coding sequence ATGAAAAAATATAAATGGTTGATTATTATTCTGAACCTTTTGATTCTTTTGGTGTATTTTAATTTTTCTGTTTCAAAAAAAGAAGAGCTTTTAAAAGATGGAAAGTTAATTTTACTATCATTAGCTCCCGTTGATCCGCGTTCTTTGATGCAGGGTGATTACATGAGTCTGAGATACAGCATATCGCAAGATTTAAATTCTGAAATGCTTCCCAAACGAGGATATTGCGTGGTAACATTAGATAAAAATGGTATTGCACAGAGGCAGCGGTTTCAGAAAAACAAAACTCCTTTAAAGGATGGTGAATATTTGATTAATTACACCTCGTCCGATAATTGGAACATCAACATTGGTGCAGAATCTTTCTTTTTTCAGGAAGGACAAGGCGAAAAATACGAGAAAGCAAAATACGGAGCCGTCAAAGTTGACAAGGAAGGAAACAGTTTATTGACAGGGCTTTATGGTGAAAATTTAAAACAGATTAAATAA
- a CDS encoding DUF4861 family protein, producing the protein MFEQKIVKLSFSCAIVCTVTNFMNAQTSIQVKNTQNFARNEIVSVSTKQLKAYLGKNKAEDLRIKDSQNQYLPIQWIDNDGDGKNDELLFQAKLDAKKMNSYMIVADANIPIPESEVTTYSRLVPERVDDYTWENDKVAFRVYGPKGQAEALAKVKGSTLSSGVDIWFKRTEKSIINEWYKGYLTDPMYYHKDTRGEGYDPYHVGDSRGTGGIGIWKDEKLQVSQNFVTSKTIAEGPLRTVFELTYAPWSEFGVKETKRISLDLGSNFSKFESTFETEKPVPNYTIGISLHKNEGESKLTDKNGYYLHWEKIDDAFVGEGIVVDPKIVQKSVAFKSETPDQSNLLVVTKPQKKLTYYAGFAWQKSGQIQTQKDWEKLLQKKAKMVANPLIITIK; encoded by the coding sequence ATGTTCGAACAAAAAATAGTAAAATTGAGTTTTAGTTGTGCAATCGTTTGCACGGTTACAAATTTTATGAATGCGCAAACTTCAATTCAGGTAAAAAATACTCAGAATTTTGCAAGAAATGAAATAGTTTCTGTTTCAACAAAGCAGTTGAAAGCCTATTTAGGGAAAAATAAAGCAGAAGATTTAAGAATAAAAGATTCCCAAAATCAATATCTTCCCATTCAATGGATTGATAATGATGGCGACGGGAAAAATGATGAGCTACTTTTTCAGGCGAAATTAGATGCAAAGAAAATGAATTCATACATGATTGTTGCAGATGCCAATATACCAATTCCAGAAAGTGAGGTAACAACATATTCAAGATTAGTTCCCGAAAGAGTAGATGATTATACCTGGGAAAATGATAAGGTGGCGTTCAGAGTATACGGTCCGAAAGGTCAGGCAGAAGCTTTGGCAAAAGTAAAAGGAAGTACACTTTCCAGCGGTGTCGATATCTGGTTTAAAAGAACCGAAAAATCTATAATTAATGAATGGTATAAGGGCTATCTTACCGATCCGATGTACTATCACAAAGACACTAGAGGCGAAGGGTATGATCCATATCACGTCGGAGACAGCCGTGGAACGGGCGGAATCGGAATTTGGAAGGATGAAAAACTGCAGGTTTCCCAAAACTTTGTAACGTCAAAAACAATTGCTGAAGGTCCGTTGAGAACTGTTTTTGAACTGACGTATGCGCCGTGGAGTGAATTTGGGGTAAAAGAAACCAAAAGAATTTCTCTTGATCTTGGTTCAAATTTTTCTAAGTTCGAGTCAACTTTTGAAACAGAAAAACCTGTTCCGAATTACACCATCGGAATTTCGTTACATAAAAATGAAGGCGAATCTAAGCTGACTGACAAAAACGGATATTACCTGCACTGGGAAAAAATTGATGATGCTTTTGTGGGCGAAGGAATTGTGGTAGATCCGAAAATCGTTCAGAAATCTGTAGCTTTCAAATCTGAAACACCGGATCAGAGTAATCTGCTGGTCGTAACGAAACCTCAGAAAAAACTGACGTATTACGCAGGTTTTGCATGGCAGAAAAGCGGACAGATTCAGACACAGAAAGATTGGGAAAAACTTTTGCAGAAAAAGGCTAAGATGGTTGCCAATCCTTTAATAATTACTATTAAATAA
- the pelA gene encoding pectate lyase: MDSKLLKIIKANDNDLATIDNNATSKEINSLIKAYNTTKNPVYLKSAEKGIEYLLSMQYENGGFPQYFPNSAIYRKQVTYNDNAMINVLTILYNISEGKEGFDVVNSQLKEKSKVAVQKGIDCILKTQILQNGKLSIWADQYNEVTLKPEKARAFEPMSLATGESVNIVKFLMMQSVTPEIEKSIRSAIQWFKESKIDGYTYNVSKESEKAIRTLSKKEGSAVWARFYDIPTNKPVFGDRDGSVKFNYEDVSEERRMGYSWYNEAGIKLIENEFPKWLKRNKLTQ, from the coding sequence ATAGATTCGAAACTTTTAAAAATAATCAAAGCCAACGACAACGATCTTGCAACCATCGACAACAATGCAACGTCAAAAGAAATCAACAGTTTGATAAAGGCTTACAACACGACAAAAAATCCGGTTTATCTGAAATCAGCAGAAAAAGGAATTGAGTATTTGCTTTCGATGCAGTATGAAAATGGCGGATTTCCGCAATATTTTCCAAACTCAGCAATCTACAGAAAGCAGGTGACATACAATGACAACGCGATGATCAATGTACTGACGATTTTGTATAATATTTCAGAGGGAAAAGAAGGTTTTGATGTGGTCAATTCTCAGTTGAAAGAAAAGTCGAAAGTGGCAGTACAAAAAGGTATCGACTGTATATTAAAAACTCAGATTCTGCAAAACGGAAAATTATCGATCTGGGCAGACCAGTACAATGAAGTTACTTTAAAACCTGAAAAGGCCAGAGCTTTTGAACCGATGTCATTGGCAACAGGAGAATCAGTCAATATTGTAAAATTCTTGATGATGCAATCCGTAACTCCGGAGATCGAAAAATCAATAAGATCAGCCATTCAATGGTTTAAAGAAAGTAAAATTGACGGTTACACGTACAATGTTTCGAAAGAAAGTGAAAAAGCAATTCGTACTTTAAGCAAGAAAGAAGGTTCTGCAGTGTGGGCAAGATTTTATGATATTCCGACGAATAAACCTGTTTTTGGAGATCGTGACGGAAGTGTGAAATTTAATTATGAAGACGTTTCTGAAGAGCGCAGAATGGGCTACAGCTGGTACAATGAAGCGGGAATAAAACTGATTGAAAATGAATTTCCGAAATGGCTGAAGAGGAATAAATTAACGCAATAG